Proteins co-encoded in one Cricetulus griseus strain 17A/GY chromosome 1 unlocalized genomic scaffold, alternate assembly CriGri-PICRH-1.0 chr1_1, whole genome shotgun sequence genomic window:
- the LOC100769505 gene encoding protocadherin-7 isoform X7 produces the protein MLRMRTTGWARGWCLGCCLLLPLCLSLAAAKQLLRYRLAEEGPADVRIGNVASDLGIVTGSGEVTFSLESGSEYLKIDNLTGELSTSERRIDREKLPQCQMIFDENECFLDFEVSVIGPSQSWVDLFEGRVIVLDINDNTPTFPSPVLTLTVEENRPVGTLYLLPTATDRDFGRNGIERYELLQEPGGGGGGGGGEGRRSGPADSAPYPGGGGNSASGSGGSGGSKRRLESPEGGGGTGPGGRSSVFELQVADTPDGEKQPQLIVKGALDREQRDSYELTLRVRDGGDPPRSSQAILRVLITDVNDNSPRFEKSVYEADLAENSAPGTPILQLRAADLDVGVNGQIEYVFGAATESVRRLLRLDETSGWLSVLHRIDREEVNQLRFTVMARDRGQPPKTDKATVVLNIKDENDNVPSIEIRKIGRIPLKDGVANVAEDVLVDTPIALVQVSDRDQGENGVVTCTVVGDVPFQLKPASDTEGDQNKKKYFLHTSAPLDYETTREFNVVIVAVDSGSPSLSSNNSLVVKVGDTNDNPPVFGQSVVEVYFPENNIPGERVATVLATDADSGKNAEIAYSLDSSVMGTFAIDPDSGDILVNTVLDREQTDRYEFKVNAKDKGIPVLQGSTTVIVQVADKNDNDPKFMQDVFTFYVKENLQPNSPVGMVTVMDADKGRNAEMSLYIEENSNIFSIENDTGTIYSTMSFDREHQTTYTFRVKAVDGGDPPRSATATVSLFVMDENDNAPTVTLPRNISYTLLPPSSNVRTVVATVLATDSDDGINADLNYSIVGGNPFKLFEIDPTSGVVSLVGKLTQKHYGLHRLVVQVNDSGQPSQSTTTLVHVFVNESVSNATVIDSQIVRSLHTPLTQDIAGDPSYEISKQRLSIVIGVVAGIMTVILIILIVMMARYCRSKNKNGYEAGKKDHEDFFTPQQHDKSKKPKKDKKNKKSKQPLYSSIVTVEASKPNGQRYDSVNEKLSDSPSMGRYRSVNGGPGSPDLARHYKSSSPLPTVQLHPQSPTAGKKHQAVQDLPPANTFVGAGDNISIGSDHCSEYSCQTNNKYSKQMRLHPYITVFG, from the coding sequence ATGCTGAGGATGCGGACCACGGGATGGGCGCGCGGCTGGTGCTTGGGCTGTTGCCTCCTCCTGCCGCTCTGCCTCAGCCTGGCCGCCGCCAAGCAGCTGCTCCGGTACCGGCTAGCGGAGGAGGGCCCCGCCGACGTGCGGATAGGTAATGTGGCCTCGGACCTGGGCATCGTGACCGGCTCGGGCGAGGTGACTTTCAGCCTTGAGTCTGGCTCTGAGTACCTGAAGATTGACAACCTCACCGGCGAGCTGAGCACCAGCGAGCGGCGCATCGACCGGGAGAAGCTGCCCCAGTGTCAGATGATCTTCGACGAGAATGAGTGTTTCTTGGACTTCGAGGTGTCAGTGATAGGGCCCTCGCAGAGCTGGGTGGACCTGTTTGAGGGTCGGGTCATCGTGCTAGACATCAACGACAACACGCCCACCTTCCCGTCACCGGTGCTCACACTCACGGTGGAGGAGAACAGGCCCGTAGGAACACTCTACCTGCTGCCCACGGCCACCGATCGTGACTTCGGTCGCAATGGAATCGAGCGCTACGAGCTGCTCCAGGAGCCCGggggtggcggtggcggtggcggcgGCGAAGGAAGGCGTTCGGGGCCGGCGGACAGCGCCCCCTACCCAGGGGGCGGCGGGAACAGCGCGAGCGGCAGCGGCGGCTCTGGAGGCTCCAAGCGGCGGCTGGAGTCGCCTGAGGGCGGCGGCGGGACCGGTCCTGGTGGCCGCAGCAGTGTGTTTGAGCTGCAGGTGGCAGACACCCCAGACGGGGAGAAACAACCGCAACTGATAGTGAAGGGGGCGCTGGACCGGGAGCAGCGGGACTCCTACGAGCTGACCCTCCGAGTGCGTGATGGGGGCGATCCACCTCGGTCCTCGCAGGCCATCTTGAGGGTGCTCATCACCGACGTGAATGACAACAGCCCCCGCTTCGAGAAGAGCGTGTATGAGGCTGACCTGGCTGAAAACAGCGCTCCGGGCACCCCCATCCTGCAGTTGCGCGCCGCCGATTTGGACGTGGGGGTCAACGGACAGATAGAGTATGTATTTGGGGCTGCTACGGAGTCGGTAAGAAGGCTACTGCGTCTGGATGAAACTTCGGGCTGGCTCAGTGTCTTGCACAGAATTGACCGCGAGGAAGTGAATCAGCTGCGGTTCACTGTCATGGCCCGTGACCGCGGGCAGCCCCCCAAGACCGATAAGGCCACCGTGGTCCTCAACATCAAAGACGAGAACGACAACGTTCCCTCCATCGAAATCCGCAAGATAGGGCGCATTCCACTTAAGGACGGGGTGGCCAATGTGGCTGAGGACGTCCTGGTGGACACCCCCATAGCCCTGGTGCAGGTGTCCGACCGAGACCAAGGCGAGAACGGGGTAGTCACCTGTACAGTAGTGGGTGATGTGCCTTTCCAGCTTAAGCCAGCCAGCGACACAGAGGGCGACCAGAACAAGAAAAAGTACTTCCTGCACACGTCGGCCCCACTGGACTATGAGACCACCCGGGAGTTCAACGTGGTCATAGTAGCTGTGGACTCTGGCAGTCCTAGCCTCTCCAGCAACAATTCCTTGGTGGTCAAGGTGGGAGACACGAACGACAACCCTCCTGTTTTTGGTCAGTCTGTGGTTGAGGTTTACTTCCCAGAGAACAACATTCCTGGTGAGAGGGTAGCCACAGTGCTGGCGACAGATGCTGACAGTGGGAAGAACGCAGAGATTGCCTACTCTCTGGACTCCTCAGTGATGGGGACTTTTGCCATTGATCCCGATTCTGGGGACATCCTGGTCAATACAGTACTGGACCGGGAGCAGACTGACAGGTATGAGTTTAAAGTTAATGCCAAAGACAAAGGCATTCCTGTGCTGCAGGGCAGCACCACGGTGATTGTACAGGTGGCTGATAAAAATGACAATGACCCTAAGTTTATGCAGGACGTCTTTACCTTTTATGTGAAGGAAAACTTACAACCCAACAGCCCTGTGGGAATGGTCACCGTGATGGATGCTGACAAGGGACGGAATGCAGAAATGAGCCTGTACATAGAGGAGAACAGTAACATTTTTTCTATTGAAAATGACACAGGGACCATTTACTCCACAATGTCTTTTGACAGGGAACATCAGACTACATACACTTTCAGGGTGAAGGCTGTGGATGGTGGAGATCCTCCTAGATCAGCCACAGCCACAGTCTCCCTGTTTGTGATGGATGAAAATGACAATGCTCCCACAGTTACCCTCCCCAGAAACATTTCCTACACGTTGCTGCCACCTTCAAGTAATGTCAGGACAGTAGTAGCTACAGTGTTGGCAACAGACAGTGATGATGGTATCAATGCGGACTTGAACTACAGCATTGTGGGAGGGAATCCTTTCAAGCTGTTTGAGATTGATCCCACCAGTGGTGTGGTTTCCTTAGTAGGAAAACTCACCCAAAAGCATTATGGCTTGCATAGGCTGGTTGTGCAAGTGAATGACAGCGGCCAGCCTTCCCAGTCCACTACAACTTTGGTGCATGTATTTGTCAATGAAAGTGTTTCCAATGCAACTGTGATTGACTCTCAGATAGTCAGAAGTTTGCATACCCCACTCACCCAGGATATAGCTGGTGACCCAAGCTATGAAATTAGCAAACAGAGACTCAGTATTGTCATTGGGGTGGTTGCTGGCATTATGACAGTGATTCTAATCATTTTAATTGTCATGATGGCAAGATACTGCAggtccaaaaataaaaatggctacgAAGCCGGCAAAAAAGACCATGAAGACTTTTTTACACCCCAGCAGCATGACAAATCTAAAAAGcctaaaaaagacaagaaaaacaaaaaatctaagcAGCCACTCTACAGCAGTATTGTCACTGTCGAAGCTTCTAAACCAAATGGACAGAGGTATGATAGTGTCAATGAGAAGCTGTCTGACAGCCCAAGCATGGGCCGATACAGATCTGTTAATGGTGGGCCTGGCAGTCCTGACCTGGCAAGGCATTACAAATCTAGTTCCCCATTGCCTACTGTCCAGCTTCACCCCCAGTCACCAACTGCAGGGAAAAAACATCAGGCTGTACAAGATCTACCACCAGCCAACACATTTGTGGGAGCAGGAGACAACATTTCAATTGGATCAGATCACTGCTCTGAGTACAGCTGTCAAACCAATAACAAGTACAGCAAACAG
- the LOC100769505 gene encoding protocadherin-7 isoform X3 produces MLRMRTTGWARGWCLGCCLLLPLCLSLAAAKQLLRYRLAEEGPADVRIGNVASDLGIVTGSGEVTFSLESGSEYLKIDNLTGELSTSERRIDREKLPQCQMIFDENECFLDFEVSVIGPSQSWVDLFEGRVIVLDINDNTPTFPSPVLTLTVEENRPVGTLYLLPTATDRDFGRNGIERYELLQEPGGGGGGGGGEGRRSGPADSAPYPGGGGNSASGSGGSGGSKRRLESPEGGGGTGPGGRSSVFELQVADTPDGEKQPQLIVKGALDREQRDSYELTLRVRDGGDPPRSSQAILRVLITDVNDNSPRFEKSVYEADLAENSAPGTPILQLRAADLDVGVNGQIEYVFGAATESVRRLLRLDETSGWLSVLHRIDREEVNQLRFTVMARDRGQPPKTDKATVVLNIKDENDNVPSIEIRKIGRIPLKDGVANVAEDVLVDTPIALVQVSDRDQGENGVVTCTVVGDVPFQLKPASDTEGDQNKKKYFLHTSAPLDYETTREFNVVIVAVDSGSPSLSSNNSLVVKVGDTNDNPPVFGQSVVEVYFPENNIPGERVATVLATDADSGKNAEIAYSLDSSVMGTFAIDPDSGDILVNTVLDREQTDRYEFKVNAKDKGIPVLQGSTTVIVQVADKNDNDPKFMQDVFTFYVKENLQPNSPVGMVTVMDADKGRNAEMSLYIEENSNIFSIENDTGTIYSTMSFDREHQTTYTFRVKAVDGGDPPRSATATVSLFVMDENDNAPTVTLPRNISYTLLPPSSNVRTVVATVLATDSDDGINADLNYSIVGGNPFKLFEIDPTSGVVSLVGKLTQKHYGLHRLVVQVNDSGQPSQSTTTLVHVFVNESVSNATVIDSQIVRSLHTPLTQDIAGDPSYEISKQRLSIVIGVVAGIMTVILIILIVMMARYCRSKNKNGYEAGKKDHEDFFTPQQHDKSKKPKKDKKNKKSKQPLYSSIVTVEASKPNGQRYDSVNEKLSDSPSMGRYRSVNGGPGSPDLARHYKSSSPLPTVQLHPQSPTAGKKHQAVQDLPPANTFVGAGDNISIGSDHCSEYSCQTNNKYSKQPFRRVTFSVVSQPQDPHQGSLQSCYDSGLEESETPSSKSSSGPRLGALPLPEDNYERTTPDGSVGEAEHMENGVAAITTFPLLPFPHGKTHGRRVLLRPLH; encoded by the coding sequence ATGCTGAGGATGCGGACCACGGGATGGGCGCGCGGCTGGTGCTTGGGCTGTTGCCTCCTCCTGCCGCTCTGCCTCAGCCTGGCCGCCGCCAAGCAGCTGCTCCGGTACCGGCTAGCGGAGGAGGGCCCCGCCGACGTGCGGATAGGTAATGTGGCCTCGGACCTGGGCATCGTGACCGGCTCGGGCGAGGTGACTTTCAGCCTTGAGTCTGGCTCTGAGTACCTGAAGATTGACAACCTCACCGGCGAGCTGAGCACCAGCGAGCGGCGCATCGACCGGGAGAAGCTGCCCCAGTGTCAGATGATCTTCGACGAGAATGAGTGTTTCTTGGACTTCGAGGTGTCAGTGATAGGGCCCTCGCAGAGCTGGGTGGACCTGTTTGAGGGTCGGGTCATCGTGCTAGACATCAACGACAACACGCCCACCTTCCCGTCACCGGTGCTCACACTCACGGTGGAGGAGAACAGGCCCGTAGGAACACTCTACCTGCTGCCCACGGCCACCGATCGTGACTTCGGTCGCAATGGAATCGAGCGCTACGAGCTGCTCCAGGAGCCCGggggtggcggtggcggtggcggcgGCGAAGGAAGGCGTTCGGGGCCGGCGGACAGCGCCCCCTACCCAGGGGGCGGCGGGAACAGCGCGAGCGGCAGCGGCGGCTCTGGAGGCTCCAAGCGGCGGCTGGAGTCGCCTGAGGGCGGCGGCGGGACCGGTCCTGGTGGCCGCAGCAGTGTGTTTGAGCTGCAGGTGGCAGACACCCCAGACGGGGAGAAACAACCGCAACTGATAGTGAAGGGGGCGCTGGACCGGGAGCAGCGGGACTCCTACGAGCTGACCCTCCGAGTGCGTGATGGGGGCGATCCACCTCGGTCCTCGCAGGCCATCTTGAGGGTGCTCATCACCGACGTGAATGACAACAGCCCCCGCTTCGAGAAGAGCGTGTATGAGGCTGACCTGGCTGAAAACAGCGCTCCGGGCACCCCCATCCTGCAGTTGCGCGCCGCCGATTTGGACGTGGGGGTCAACGGACAGATAGAGTATGTATTTGGGGCTGCTACGGAGTCGGTAAGAAGGCTACTGCGTCTGGATGAAACTTCGGGCTGGCTCAGTGTCTTGCACAGAATTGACCGCGAGGAAGTGAATCAGCTGCGGTTCACTGTCATGGCCCGTGACCGCGGGCAGCCCCCCAAGACCGATAAGGCCACCGTGGTCCTCAACATCAAAGACGAGAACGACAACGTTCCCTCCATCGAAATCCGCAAGATAGGGCGCATTCCACTTAAGGACGGGGTGGCCAATGTGGCTGAGGACGTCCTGGTGGACACCCCCATAGCCCTGGTGCAGGTGTCCGACCGAGACCAAGGCGAGAACGGGGTAGTCACCTGTACAGTAGTGGGTGATGTGCCTTTCCAGCTTAAGCCAGCCAGCGACACAGAGGGCGACCAGAACAAGAAAAAGTACTTCCTGCACACGTCGGCCCCACTGGACTATGAGACCACCCGGGAGTTCAACGTGGTCATAGTAGCTGTGGACTCTGGCAGTCCTAGCCTCTCCAGCAACAATTCCTTGGTGGTCAAGGTGGGAGACACGAACGACAACCCTCCTGTTTTTGGTCAGTCTGTGGTTGAGGTTTACTTCCCAGAGAACAACATTCCTGGTGAGAGGGTAGCCACAGTGCTGGCGACAGATGCTGACAGTGGGAAGAACGCAGAGATTGCCTACTCTCTGGACTCCTCAGTGATGGGGACTTTTGCCATTGATCCCGATTCTGGGGACATCCTGGTCAATACAGTACTGGACCGGGAGCAGACTGACAGGTATGAGTTTAAAGTTAATGCCAAAGACAAAGGCATTCCTGTGCTGCAGGGCAGCACCACGGTGATTGTACAGGTGGCTGATAAAAATGACAATGACCCTAAGTTTATGCAGGACGTCTTTACCTTTTATGTGAAGGAAAACTTACAACCCAACAGCCCTGTGGGAATGGTCACCGTGATGGATGCTGACAAGGGACGGAATGCAGAAATGAGCCTGTACATAGAGGAGAACAGTAACATTTTTTCTATTGAAAATGACACAGGGACCATTTACTCCACAATGTCTTTTGACAGGGAACATCAGACTACATACACTTTCAGGGTGAAGGCTGTGGATGGTGGAGATCCTCCTAGATCAGCCACAGCCACAGTCTCCCTGTTTGTGATGGATGAAAATGACAATGCTCCCACAGTTACCCTCCCCAGAAACATTTCCTACACGTTGCTGCCACCTTCAAGTAATGTCAGGACAGTAGTAGCTACAGTGTTGGCAACAGACAGTGATGATGGTATCAATGCGGACTTGAACTACAGCATTGTGGGAGGGAATCCTTTCAAGCTGTTTGAGATTGATCCCACCAGTGGTGTGGTTTCCTTAGTAGGAAAACTCACCCAAAAGCATTATGGCTTGCATAGGCTGGTTGTGCAAGTGAATGACAGCGGCCAGCCTTCCCAGTCCACTACAACTTTGGTGCATGTATTTGTCAATGAAAGTGTTTCCAATGCAACTGTGATTGACTCTCAGATAGTCAGAAGTTTGCATACCCCACTCACCCAGGATATAGCTGGTGACCCAAGCTATGAAATTAGCAAACAGAGACTCAGTATTGTCATTGGGGTGGTTGCTGGCATTATGACAGTGATTCTAATCATTTTAATTGTCATGATGGCAAGATACTGCAggtccaaaaataaaaatggctacgAAGCCGGCAAAAAAGACCATGAAGACTTTTTTACACCCCAGCAGCATGACAAATCTAAAAAGcctaaaaaagacaagaaaaacaaaaaatctaagcAGCCACTCTACAGCAGTATTGTCACTGTCGAAGCTTCTAAACCAAATGGACAGAGGTATGATAGTGTCAATGAGAAGCTGTCTGACAGCCCAAGCATGGGCCGATACAGATCTGTTAATGGTGGGCCTGGCAGTCCTGACCTGGCAAGGCATTACAAATCTAGTTCCCCATTGCCTACTGTCCAGCTTCACCCCCAGTCACCAACTGCAGGGAAAAAACATCAGGCTGTACAAGATCTACCACCAGCCAACACATTTGTGGGAGCAGGAGACAACATTTCAATTGGATCAGATCACTGCTCTGAGTACAGCTGTCAAACCAATAACAAGTACAGCAAACAG
- the LOC100769505 gene encoding protocadherin-7 isoform X4: protein MLRMRTTGWARGWCLGCCLLLPLCLSLAAAKQLLRYRLAEEGPADVRIGNVASDLGIVTGSGEVTFSLESGSEYLKIDNLTGELSTSERRIDREKLPQCQMIFDENECFLDFEVSVIGPSQSWVDLFEGRVIVLDINDNTPTFPSPVLTLTVEENRPVGTLYLLPTATDRDFGRNGIERYELLQEPGGGGGGGGGEGRRSGPADSAPYPGGGGNSASGSGGSGGSKRRLESPEGGGGTGPGGRSSVFELQVADTPDGEKQPQLIVKGALDREQRDSYELTLRVRDGGDPPRSSQAILRVLITDVNDNSPRFEKSVYEADLAENSAPGTPILQLRAADLDVGVNGQIEYVFGAATESVRRLLRLDETSGWLSVLHRIDREEVNQLRFTVMARDRGQPPKTDKATVVLNIKDENDNVPSIEIRKIGRIPLKDGVANVAEDVLVDTPIALVQVSDRDQGENGVVTCTVVGDVPFQLKPASDTEGDQNKKKYFLHTSAPLDYETTREFNVVIVAVDSGSPSLSSNNSLVVKVGDTNDNPPVFGQSVVEVYFPENNIPGERVATVLATDADSGKNAEIAYSLDSSVMGTFAIDPDSGDILVNTVLDREQTDRYEFKVNAKDKGIPVLQGSTTVIVQVADKNDNDPKFMQDVFTFYVKENLQPNSPVGMVTVMDADKGRNAEMSLYIEENSNIFSIENDTGTIYSTMSFDREHQTTYTFRVKAVDGGDPPRSATATVSLFVMDENDNAPTVTLPRNISYTLLPPSSNVRTVVATVLATDSDDGINADLNYSIVGGNPFKLFEIDPTSGVVSLVGKLTQKHYGLHRLVVQVNDSGQPSQSTTTLVHVFVNESVSNATVIDSQIVRSLHTPLTQDIAGDPSYEISKQRLSIVIGVVAGIMTVILIILIVMMARYCRSKNKNGYEAGKKDHEDFFTPQQHDKSKKPKKDKKNKKSKQPLYSSIVTVEASKPNGQRYDSVNEKLSDSPSMGRYRSVNGGPGSPDLARHYKSSSPLPTVQLHPQSPTAGKKHQAVQDLPPANTFVGAGDNISIGSDHCSEYSCQTNNKYSKQPFRRVTFSVVSQPQDPHQGSLQSCYDSGLEESETPSSKSSSGPRLGALPLPEDNYERTTPDGSVGVAAITTFPLLPFPHGKTHGRRVLLRPLH from the coding sequence ATGCTGAGGATGCGGACCACGGGATGGGCGCGCGGCTGGTGCTTGGGCTGTTGCCTCCTCCTGCCGCTCTGCCTCAGCCTGGCCGCCGCCAAGCAGCTGCTCCGGTACCGGCTAGCGGAGGAGGGCCCCGCCGACGTGCGGATAGGTAATGTGGCCTCGGACCTGGGCATCGTGACCGGCTCGGGCGAGGTGACTTTCAGCCTTGAGTCTGGCTCTGAGTACCTGAAGATTGACAACCTCACCGGCGAGCTGAGCACCAGCGAGCGGCGCATCGACCGGGAGAAGCTGCCCCAGTGTCAGATGATCTTCGACGAGAATGAGTGTTTCTTGGACTTCGAGGTGTCAGTGATAGGGCCCTCGCAGAGCTGGGTGGACCTGTTTGAGGGTCGGGTCATCGTGCTAGACATCAACGACAACACGCCCACCTTCCCGTCACCGGTGCTCACACTCACGGTGGAGGAGAACAGGCCCGTAGGAACACTCTACCTGCTGCCCACGGCCACCGATCGTGACTTCGGTCGCAATGGAATCGAGCGCTACGAGCTGCTCCAGGAGCCCGggggtggcggtggcggtggcggcgGCGAAGGAAGGCGTTCGGGGCCGGCGGACAGCGCCCCCTACCCAGGGGGCGGCGGGAACAGCGCGAGCGGCAGCGGCGGCTCTGGAGGCTCCAAGCGGCGGCTGGAGTCGCCTGAGGGCGGCGGCGGGACCGGTCCTGGTGGCCGCAGCAGTGTGTTTGAGCTGCAGGTGGCAGACACCCCAGACGGGGAGAAACAACCGCAACTGATAGTGAAGGGGGCGCTGGACCGGGAGCAGCGGGACTCCTACGAGCTGACCCTCCGAGTGCGTGATGGGGGCGATCCACCTCGGTCCTCGCAGGCCATCTTGAGGGTGCTCATCACCGACGTGAATGACAACAGCCCCCGCTTCGAGAAGAGCGTGTATGAGGCTGACCTGGCTGAAAACAGCGCTCCGGGCACCCCCATCCTGCAGTTGCGCGCCGCCGATTTGGACGTGGGGGTCAACGGACAGATAGAGTATGTATTTGGGGCTGCTACGGAGTCGGTAAGAAGGCTACTGCGTCTGGATGAAACTTCGGGCTGGCTCAGTGTCTTGCACAGAATTGACCGCGAGGAAGTGAATCAGCTGCGGTTCACTGTCATGGCCCGTGACCGCGGGCAGCCCCCCAAGACCGATAAGGCCACCGTGGTCCTCAACATCAAAGACGAGAACGACAACGTTCCCTCCATCGAAATCCGCAAGATAGGGCGCATTCCACTTAAGGACGGGGTGGCCAATGTGGCTGAGGACGTCCTGGTGGACACCCCCATAGCCCTGGTGCAGGTGTCCGACCGAGACCAAGGCGAGAACGGGGTAGTCACCTGTACAGTAGTGGGTGATGTGCCTTTCCAGCTTAAGCCAGCCAGCGACACAGAGGGCGACCAGAACAAGAAAAAGTACTTCCTGCACACGTCGGCCCCACTGGACTATGAGACCACCCGGGAGTTCAACGTGGTCATAGTAGCTGTGGACTCTGGCAGTCCTAGCCTCTCCAGCAACAATTCCTTGGTGGTCAAGGTGGGAGACACGAACGACAACCCTCCTGTTTTTGGTCAGTCTGTGGTTGAGGTTTACTTCCCAGAGAACAACATTCCTGGTGAGAGGGTAGCCACAGTGCTGGCGACAGATGCTGACAGTGGGAAGAACGCAGAGATTGCCTACTCTCTGGACTCCTCAGTGATGGGGACTTTTGCCATTGATCCCGATTCTGGGGACATCCTGGTCAATACAGTACTGGACCGGGAGCAGACTGACAGGTATGAGTTTAAAGTTAATGCCAAAGACAAAGGCATTCCTGTGCTGCAGGGCAGCACCACGGTGATTGTACAGGTGGCTGATAAAAATGACAATGACCCTAAGTTTATGCAGGACGTCTTTACCTTTTATGTGAAGGAAAACTTACAACCCAACAGCCCTGTGGGAATGGTCACCGTGATGGATGCTGACAAGGGACGGAATGCAGAAATGAGCCTGTACATAGAGGAGAACAGTAACATTTTTTCTATTGAAAATGACACAGGGACCATTTACTCCACAATGTCTTTTGACAGGGAACATCAGACTACATACACTTTCAGGGTGAAGGCTGTGGATGGTGGAGATCCTCCTAGATCAGCCACAGCCACAGTCTCCCTGTTTGTGATGGATGAAAATGACAATGCTCCCACAGTTACCCTCCCCAGAAACATTTCCTACACGTTGCTGCCACCTTCAAGTAATGTCAGGACAGTAGTAGCTACAGTGTTGGCAACAGACAGTGATGATGGTATCAATGCGGACTTGAACTACAGCATTGTGGGAGGGAATCCTTTCAAGCTGTTTGAGATTGATCCCACCAGTGGTGTGGTTTCCTTAGTAGGAAAACTCACCCAAAAGCATTATGGCTTGCATAGGCTGGTTGTGCAAGTGAATGACAGCGGCCAGCCTTCCCAGTCCACTACAACTTTGGTGCATGTATTTGTCAATGAAAGTGTTTCCAATGCAACTGTGATTGACTCTCAGATAGTCAGAAGTTTGCATACCCCACTCACCCAGGATATAGCTGGTGACCCAAGCTATGAAATTAGCAAACAGAGACTCAGTATTGTCATTGGGGTGGTTGCTGGCATTATGACAGTGATTCTAATCATTTTAATTGTCATGATGGCAAGATACTGCAggtccaaaaataaaaatggctacgAAGCCGGCAAAAAAGACCATGAAGACTTTTTTACACCCCAGCAGCATGACAAATCTAAAAAGcctaaaaaagacaagaaaaacaaaaaatctaagcAGCCACTCTACAGCAGTATTGTCACTGTCGAAGCTTCTAAACCAAATGGACAGAGGTATGATAGTGTCAATGAGAAGCTGTCTGACAGCCCAAGCATGGGCCGATACAGATCTGTTAATGGTGGGCCTGGCAGTCCTGACCTGGCAAGGCATTACAAATCTAGTTCCCCATTGCCTACTGTCCAGCTTCACCCCCAGTCACCAACTGCAGGGAAAAAACATCAGGCTGTACAAGATCTACCACCAGCCAACACATTTGTGGGAGCAGGAGACAACATTTCAATTGGATCAGATCACTGCTCTGAGTACAGCTGTCAAACCAATAACAAGTACAGCAAACAG